The DNA sequence GGAGATCCGCGATCGTTGTCCGAGTCTTTGCGCGAAGTTTGCGTGCCAATTGGGGACGGTGGTCGCAGAAACGGTTCCGTGTCTTGTAGCCTCGACTGACCTAGAAATTTTTCTGCAAGCCCAACTTTTTTCTCGGTGAGGGAGCTACCGCGCGCTGAGACCCGGCGATTCGTACTGCCGGCTCCGCGGTGCATCACGTGACTGGAAACCACTCGTTCTGGAGCCAGTCCAATCAAGCGCTCGGCAATGTCTATTACCAGTGGATATGCTTAGAGCGCGGCAATGACAAGACTCTTGAACATGCGATTGAACTGATTTCTCACTTCACAACCATGATAGTTTACCAATTGAGTCTGAGAATATTGATAGCGACATATGAAATAGTGTGACAATCGTCTATTGCATCCACCGAGTCTAGGTATTGATGTACAATGAGGCCAGAGGACCCTCTCCAACACATCCGCTCTCGTTTTCCTTTCCAATCAGACACTTtactcctcctcatcagcgaACTCGGCGCGACCagccttggagttgaggtACTCGCTTCTGCAAGGTTGTTAGTCTCGTGTCCTCGTGTTGCCGGATGATGGACGTACCGGTGGACGGCCCAGTCCATGATGTAGTAACCGGCCAGCATGGGAGGGAGCCAGAAGAAGATCTGGCTCTTGGTTCGGCGGaaggtgttgaagatggcggcgtGGGTGGCGCCGGCCCAGGGGTTCTGTCGGTTGGCGGACAGACCGTAGGTGACGATACCTCGCTGCTTCTCACCACCTGATGTCGAGTTAGTCTCTTTGCTCGTTCCTGTTGCTGATGTCCTCCGAATGGCCGAGGCCAGTCCTCAAAGATGTTGATCCAGTGTACGCATTGAACAATGGCGACAGGTCGACTCAATCGCAATCCCATTCCTGTGTCACCAATCCCTTCGTCCGTCGCGTCCATCGATCCAGTTCGAATTCGTTCGCATCTCGTGAAAGTAGGCACTTACCGAAGTGGCCCCAGTTGCCCAGGTAGCTATTGAAAACCGTCAGCAAGAATTTCCAGAGCGATTGGGACGTAGAGAGGGCGTTTGGTGTTGCTGTAGTTCGGCATTCTCCAGGTGGAAAAGCCGCAACCCGGGCAGCGTCACCAATTGGCCCTCCCCCTCGGCGCGATGCACGTACTGTCCGTTGACGGGGTCAGCGTCGCCGCTTCGGAGGATCTGAGTCGGTCTCATTTTTGCGGACGGTTTTGCAGTCTCGAAGAGTCTGGTTGGAGGTTTGGGGAGTGGATGAGGCGTGGTCGGACGGAAAAGGGCAGGATTTCTCGGGCTTTGATGGTTCAAAGAAAACGGACAGGCTCCCCGTCAGCCGAGCTTTCCCGAAGGGGCTTAGCGCAAACCACCCACCTTTCTGAAGGGCGGATGTTGCCGGGATTTTGCTAAGAGCTTCAaatcatcatcgccgtccGTCGAATCCGAAAAGCTTCAGCAAGAGCTCGACCCCGCCAACTCTCGAGGCGATCAATATTCAAGGGAATTACGGAGACGAGTCACAATGGCGGGCGCTGCGAGAGCCCTCAACTGGATGTACCGCATGGCGGTGCCGGCCTCGGCTGCCTTCTTCATTGGCAGCCAGGCCATCTACGATGTCAAGGGTGGAACGCGGGCAGTCATCTTTGACCGAGTGAGCGGTGTCAAGGAGACGGTCGTCAACGAGGGCACTCACTTCCTGATCCCCTGGCTGCAGAGGAGCGTCATTTTTGACGTGCGGACCAAGCCCAGGAATATCGCAACCACGACGGGCAGCAAGGATTTGCAGATGGTTAGCTTGACCCTGCGAGTGCTGCACCGGCCAAACGTCAAGGCCCTCCCCAAGATCTACCAGGTAAGGCTCCAGAAGGACTTTTGATCTTGCACAGTTACTGACCCCCGCAGAACCTCGGTATCGACTACGATGAGCGAGTCCTCCCCTCCATTGGAAACGAGGTCCTCAAGTCCATCGTCGCCCAGTTCGACGCCGCAGAGCTCATCACTCAGCGAGAGGCTGTCTCTGAGCGCATCCGCGCCGATCTGACCCGCCGCGCCGCCGAGTTCAACATTGCCCTGGAGGACGTGTCCATCACCCACATGACTTTCGGCCGCGAGTTCACAAAGGCCGTCGAGCAGAAGCAGATTGCCCAGCAGGACGCCGAGCGGGCGCGCTTCATCGTCGAAAAGGCCGAGCAGGAGCGACAGGCCAACGTCATCCGCGCCGAGGGAGAGTCCGAGTCTGCCGACGCCATCAGCAAGGCCATCCAGAAGgctggtgatggcctcatccaGATCCGAAAGATCGAGGCCAGCCGAGAGATCGCCGCCACTCTGTCGTCGAACCCCAACGTGGCGTACCTGCCTAGTGGAAAGCAGGGCGGTCAGTACCTGTTGTCGGTGGGCAAGGCTTAAGAAGTGAATGTATCATGTAAAGAAAGGGTGAAGGGAAAGAAATGACTGGGAACTCCCCGCTTATCGTTGGTAATGAATGGCTATTCATGAGCGCCGACTCTGTATTTTTAGAACGAGACCAGACGGGAATACCAACCCTATCTCGCAACGTGTATCGGCTGTGAAGTTTGAGACTCTTCATCTGGTGTAATCATGGGAATGATGGCACGCAGCAAGCTTAGTGTGAGATGCACTGTGAACTTGGCCCAAAATCTTCAACTGAACGCCGCGATATTCCAATAGTATTACAGGGCCTCATCAACCGGTGATGTTGCCAACCCGTCAAAGAGCTATGCTAGATTGAGTCTCAATAAACTCTTCTGTCAACCCCTTGTCCCCTCCATTACCCTTTCCAGGAGGAGCCACAAACTCCCCATCGACCAATTTCCAACCATCCCTCTGCAGGTCCATCCATAAGTTGCGGATCTTGAGGCGTACAAGATCACCCGCTGCTCTAGCGTCCTCGGCCGAGTCATGGCCCAGCATCTTTGGTCCCGTCTCCTGCTGGATCTTGCGGTTGAGGTGGACGTCCATGAGCATCTTGAGTCCGTATCGGTAGGGCAGGCCGGCTTTGTGAGGGTAGAGGAGAACCGTATCAATGATGGTTGGGTGCACGATGCGGACGGCGTTGAGGTCGTTTTCCAAGCCGTGCCCAATAAGGGGCGTCTTGGGTgagatgagggagaagaggaggtcTCGGGCAACCTCGGGGGACGAGacgaccttgagcttcttcttcttaggTTTaagctcgccatcctcgctgACGCTCTCGTCGC is a window from the Fusarium keratoplasticum isolate Fu6.1 chromosome 5, whole genome shotgun sequence genome containing:
- a CDS encoding Cytochrome b-c1 complex subunit 8 — protein: MRPTQILRSGDADPVNGHYLGNWGHFGGEKQRGIVTYGLSANRQNPWAGATHAAIFNTFRRTKSQIFFWLPPMLAGYYIMDWAVHRSEYLNSKAGRAEFADEEE
- a CDS encoding Prohibitin, which translates into the protein MAGAARALNWMYRMAVPASAAFFIGSQAIYDVKGGTRAVIFDRVSGVKETVVNEGTHFLIPWLQRSVIFDVRTKPRNIATTTGSKDLQMVSLTLRVLHRPNVKALPKIYQNLGIDYDERVLPSIGNEVLKSIVAQFDAAELITQREAVSERIRADLTRRAAEFNIALEDVSITHMTFGREFTKAVEQKQIAQQDAERARFIVEKAEQERQANVIRAEGESESADAISKAIQKAGDGLIQIRKIEASREIAATLSSNPNVAYLPSGKQGGQYLLSVGKA